In Takifugu rubripes chromosome 18, fTakRub1.2, whole genome shotgun sequence, the DNA window TGAAGGTTCTCCATCCAGAGCGGTTCCTGCTGGCTGGACTCAGCGTGTCAGACGTGTTTAGTCTCTGTCGCTctctgctaactgctaactagCATTCTCTTAATACTTGACTCTTCTAATCAGATCAAGTCTGATGTTTTTAGAAGGAACCAGGAGCAGAGTTGATGTGTCCTTCAGGTCTGACCTGAACCCTCCCTGATGCTGCCCCACGTCAGCGCCGCCCTCTGATGTCATCAGAATCAGCAGGGTCGGCCGGTTGGTCGGGAGTGTGAAGAAACGGGACAGGATGGGGACGGGATGGGACGGGACAGGATGGGGACCTTTCGGGGACGGGATGGGGACGTGTCGGGGACAGGATGGGGACGGGATGGGGACAGGATGGGATGGGGATGGGATGGGGACGGGTCGGGGACGCGTGGCTGATGGTCCAGCCCAGGTGTCCTGTGAACACAGGCgtctcctccaggctgagccccaggtctcctggtgctggtggatgaaggtggttcctgtgaggagcagcagctgtgcagctcacctggttaccatggttacagcACTTTGactggagaagcagcttcagtCATTTTTCTAACGTGCAAGTCGGACTCACAACCCAGAATGCAGTGGGCCTGATCTGTAGTCGGGTCTCGGGGGGGCGGTTCTGAGGGCCCAAGGACTTTATTCTGTCGCTCTGGGGGACACCCAGAAAATGTGGTGAGATGTTTACGACCAGAACCAGCCGCTGCTCCTGTTCCGTCTGGAGCAGAACCCCAACccccggggtgtgtgtgtgtgtgtgtgtgtgtgtgtgtgtgtgtgtgtgtgtgtgtgtgtgtgtgtgtgtgtgtgtgtgtgtgtgtgtgtgtgtgtgtgtgtgtgtgtgtgtgagtgagagagtgtgtgtgtgagtgagagagtgtgtgtgtgagtgagagagtgtgtgagtgagagagtgtgtgtgtgagagtgtgagagagatcTGCAACACTCTTCTCActgctgttattgttattgttcttcacaaccagaaccagagtCCAAACGCGCCTAGTTAGCAGGGTGGCATGAAAAGGTCACAGCTCCAGATGAGGTtagcaggggtcaaaggtcagcgggaACCTTTATGTTGAGTTTATGTTCTTGAGagttcttcttcctctgtcatGGTTCAACTCAGTTCTGAAGTGGTTCTGGTGTCTCAGCTACAGCCCGCAGCTGAGAGCCTGTGGCACCCCCTCTGGAAGGTCATAAGGTCACCCCCCCGTGACCTTGGAAGCTTCCAGTTAGACCAGCTCAGTGTGTGAGGTCACCTGATGCTGTTTTACCCATCAAACCCAGTAAGGTTCCGAATGAAAAGATGGCCCAGCGGAACCCAAAGGAGCCCAGCAGCCTTTCATGCGAACGCCACGGGAACGCCACGGGAACGCCACTGCTAATCCATGTGGGGCTGTGTGTGCCCCCCTCCCCGGACCAGGAGCggtggttctggttcctctgaGCCTCCACCATACATTGTGTTTACAGCCAGCTGCTCTGTTAGCATGTGGATGCTAACGAGGCTCATGATGCTCCGGAGCAGGTGAGCGCTCGCTGCTGTGGAGCTCCTGTGCTGAGGAGGCCACAGGAGCCCAGCGCGTGAGCCGCCTGTGTCTGAACAGGGGTCGggggtctgctggagctgaggaGGCCACAGGAGCCCAGCGCGTGAGCCGCCTGTGTCTGAACAGGGGTCGggggtctgctggagctgtggagcgTCACAGCTTCATCTCAGCACAAACATcagcttcattttcatcttctgccagcaaatgaaagcagctgccgtttgttccacctcttcTCAGAAACGGGCAACAGTCGTACTTCAAGGAAGGCCGGTTTCCGTAGCAACAGGCCAAATATAACAGCCTCCGCCGGTGAGAAAAGAATGACCAGTCAGGCACATGTGGTGCTAacggatgctaatgctaacgtgctCACAGGCAGAAGGCTCCTCTGAGGACCACGTCAGTGCCCAGACCAGCAGAGGCGCTAGCCTGAAGGCTAACGGATGCTAACAGCTGTGTGTGGCCAGTGTATTCTATTCTCAGAATAGTTTGGTTCTGCCGGTTGGTTGTGACTGTGACGATGGCGGCGTTGACCTCATCTCACCCCCCCACAGGTCACACtgccgtctccatggtgacggaCTGGTGGCCCAGAGGCTTCCGGGCCATTCGTGGTTCTGACTGAGTTCTGCAGGAACATGGACTCAGCAGTAGGACTCATCTGACCCACGGACAGGAAACTCTGCTCTACTTCCTGTCAGATGAGCGTCCACATGGTTTCCTCCCCTCAACCTGGATCCCACGATGATGGGATGtgatgttgccatggtgacgtcGGCACCGTCGCCGAGATTGTTTCTGTGAAGGTGCGACTGGCTCAACAATGACATGGTGGATCCcagtctccccccccccccccccccgcctcctctgGTCTGACCTCAGGTGACTGTGGTCTCGTCAGCGGTCCCCCTTCCTGGAGGGAGTCCCCAGACTGGTGGATCTGGTGTAGTTGTGGTCCAGGAGGTCCTCTGGACCTCGTCCCTCCCTGGTTTTGCACCTGTGTCTGAAGCACCTGTGAGACcgtttgtgggtgtgtgacaACACTGTTGGAGGGAAGCAGTGAGGCAGGTGGCCTCCGTTTCCCATGAGGCCTCGGGGCTGTAACGCGTGGTTGGCCAGCGGGGCCGTAGCGCGTGGTTGGCCAGCGGGGCCGTAGCGCGTGGTTGGCCAGCGGGGCCGTAGCGCGTGGTTGGCCAGCGGGGCCGTAGCGCGTGGTTGGCCAGCGGGGCCGTAGCGCGTGGTTAGCCAGCGGGGCCGTAGCGCGTGGTTAGCCAGCGGGGCCGTAGCGCGTGGTTAGCCAGCGGGGCCGTAGCGCGTGGTTAGCCAGCGGGGCCGTAGCGCGTGGTTAGCCAGCGGGGCCGTAGCGCGTGGTTAGCCAGCAGGGCTGTAGCGCGTGGTTAGCCAGCGGGGCCGTAGCGCGTGGTTAGCCAGCAGGGCTAACGCTGAAGCCCAACAGGTGAGCCGGCGCcggctgtgtgtgcacgtggagcAGATGCTGCAAATACAGCAGggaaatgctgtttgttttttacgcTGTTGCATTCAGGGAGCGCGGGAGGATTATGTGTCGCATGACAGTCAGTGGCATTCAGGCGGCCTCCTCGccagggggcggagcttaaCGGCCTACCTGAGTGATGGGCCCGGCGTGGTTGCTGCTGTGGCGCCGCGGTGTCACAGCTGTTTACAACCATGTCAGCTGACACACACTCCACCACTTTGGCTGTCCTCGGTAGagtgttgctatggaaacccAGCGGTTTCCCCTGACTGACGGCTGTTGGAGCTCAGTGGTGGTGGTTGTTGAAGTGTTCCTGATGGTCTGTCGCCTGGGTGATCCCAGGTAATCAGGTAAACCTGGTCATGAGAACAGGCGAACACCCAGACGTCTCCACCATCAGCTCGTCATGTGTGAATCGGGTTCTTCTCAGGTGCTCAGTGGCTGCAGCATCCCATAAATGACCGAAACGTGTGAAGGTGTCAGCTGTGGTTACCAGGAGGTCATCACTCCCAGTTATTGGTTCTTGATGGTTCTTGATGGTTCTGGGATCAGCGATGGGGTGGTGGTTCTAACAGAGATGTAGGGAGCGAGGTCTCACTCTGAAGCACTGTCagatctctgtctgtctgcctgtctgcctgcctgtctgtctgcctgcctgcctgcctgtctgtctgtctgcctgcctgcctgtctgtctgtctgcctgcctgcctgcctgcctgcctgtctgcctgcctgtctgtctgtctgtctgtaggaGACCTCAGTGACGCCTCAGATGAATCAGGATTAATCAGAGCGGCGCTTCATTACAGGAGGAAGTTGATCGGTCGTCAGCAGCAGAAACTCGTtagatgaagctgctgctgaataattGTTTCATCCAGGCAGAATCTGATTTAGAGCTGGACCCAGGGTCAGGAGGaggtatcccagcatgcactgcagcccggggtcaggaggaggtatcccagcatgcactgcagccccggggtcaggaggaggtatcccagcatgcactgcagccccggggtcaggaggaggtatcccagcatgcactgcagccccggggtcaggaggaggtatcccagcatgcactgcagccccggggtcaggaggaggtatcccagcatgcactgcagcctggggtcaggaggaggtatcccagcatgcactgcagcCCCGGGGTCAGGGGGaggtatcccagcatgcactgcagcctggggtcaggaggaggtatcccagcatgcactgcagccccggggtcaggaggaggtatcccagcatgcactgcagccccggggtcaggaggaggtatcccagcatgcactgcagccccggggtcaggaggaggtatcccagcatgcactgcagcCCCGGGGTCAGTGTCACTTACTGAAAGGCCAGGATTTGAAGTGGACCCTGGTCCCCCTTGTTCTCATCTAGAGCCAGGAAGGAAGGTGCTTCTTGGAAGACTGTGTGtagctctctcacacactctcacacactctcacacacacacacacccacccactctcacacacacacacacacacactctcacacactctctcacacacacacacacccacacacactcacactctcacacacacccacacacacacacccacacccacacgcacacacacactctcacacatacacactctcacacccacactctcacacacaccctctcacacacacacacacactctcacacacacacactcacacacaccctctctcacacacacacacactctctcacacacacccacactcacattcacacacacactcacacccacccacactcacacacacactctctcacacacacacacactctcactcacacacacacactctctcactcactcacacacacacccacacacactctcactcacacacacacacccacacacactctcactcacacactcacacacacacacacacactctcactcacacacacacacacacactcactcacacactctcactcacacacacacacactctcactcacacacactcacacacacacacacacactctcactcacacacacacacacacacacactctcactcacacacacacccacacacactcacactcacacacacacacccacacacactcacactcccacacacactctcactcacacacactctcacacacacacacacacacacactctcactctcactcacacacacacacacacacacacactcacacacactctcactcacacacccaccggTCCTCCCAGGCTCCTcctggtctgggggggggggatgttggTCTACACTGTGTCTGACTGATTCACCTCCCGCTCCCACAGATGAAACATTGAGTCCAGTATTGACCTGTAGATGTGATTATGGGATGTAATAACAgcagtgtgggtgtgggggggctgcGGCTTCCCTCTGTGGCCCAGGGTGGTCCTGTCTGAGACCTGCAGGATGTGTGCCAGGCTGGGGGGGCTGATGGTTGACGTTGGTATCAGGCTGTGATCAGTTTCAGTGAAATATTGATTATTTCTGCTCCCAACTTCCACCAAACCATAATCCCGTCTGCAGCTGGTGGTCCAGCGCTGAGGTGGGAGGGTCTGGAGGGCTGCCTCCCCCCTCACTGGGCGGGTGGGGGTTGGGCGGGGGGTTGGGTGCTCTTTCTTTGTCCCCGTGGAGCCCTGGACTGCAGGAAGTGCTCACATATCTGCCGGCGACACAGCAGATGTTCAGACCGGGGTCAGGTTCTGGTAACGGCCTCTGGGTGGTTCTGGCTGGATTTCACCCCCCAGATCCAAAACTGAAACCACGAAGGTTCACCTGGAAGCTCACCTGAGTCACTGTGGCTGCATCTGTGCACCGTCACACATCAGATGAACCTCAGAGGCCTCGTTCCTCacggggtgtgtgtgagcgtgtgtgtgagagtgtgtgtgtgtgagagtgtgtgtgagtgtgtgtctgtgtgtgtgtgagagtgtgtgtgtgagtgtgtctgtgtgtgtgtgtcattgagGTGTCCACCACATCAGCTTGTGTGTTGTCATGGCGATGATCAGCCGTCCAGACGCAGGTGAGCAGCGTCGCGCCTGCACGTGCACCCTCAGTTTCACTGGTCTGGAGGTTCTGGTCCTTCTGGTTCGGCTCCTGTGCTGGATGCATCGTCACGGTAACCACATGCAGCCCAGCCAGGACCTGGTTCCTGCTAGACCCTGCTCAGTTGCAGTCGGGTGGGAAGGGGTGAaccgaccctgaccccgaccccgaccccgtCACCTGTGTGAGAACCAGGAACGCCACTGGTTCCGGTCCCGTAGTAACgggtcctctctgtccccacaGAATCTGGTCAAGACTTGTCCCGTGGGGGCAACAAAGCCACTGTCCCTCATCAAACCTCCAGGTCAGGGCATCGCCATCTCTGTGGTACCAACTAAAGTgccagtttccatggtgacggcACACCTGAACGGACAGAAAGTGGCGAGCTCTGAGCCGCAGCAGACGTTGCCAATAAACCTCCAGACGGGCAGCAGAGCGGTGGGGGCCGGTGTCCTCCCCTTCAACAGCAGGAGGGCCCCAGAGCTGCCCCCCAGTCAGGTAAGCTGTGATGTCACACCTGTCTGTGGAACACctggggtgtgtttgtgtagccaCACTGAGCACGTGTCACCCTctgacccccacccccgtgGAGGTGACCGGGTCGGCCGGTCTATAAACGACACCTGCACACGTTTACGGAGCAGTTAGCACtgtgttagcttagcatcagtTTAGAGCGGGAGACATGGTGTCACATGGTCCAAAGCCTGTTAGAATCTCTAAAAAAGCAAGGAACAGCTTTAGTGAGGAGAGGAAGGTGCTCAGctccagagaaaagaggaagcaaTTACCAAAATGAAAGACTTTACACTGCAAGAATTCTCAGTTCTgcagtttccatggtaacggctccactcccctccccccgccTGAGTCTGCAGCACAATATAACAGGAGGGATtttcacagaagaagaaaagaaggtcAGAGGAGGAGCACTGTTGATTCTGATGGTTCTTCCTCATCACCccacctttggggggggggctgagctcATGTGTCTGGGCAGGAGACCCAACTGGGAACCAGTTTACCTGAGGCTCTTCCCAGAGGCCCTGCTGACAGCAGCGCCTCTGGTGGTCGTGGCTGTTACTGCGTGTGATCAGGAGCTGATTTGTGTTGCTCCGTAGATGCTGGGAACGCTCGCTGCTCTGCCCATCAAGGTGCCTCCGGTCGGCTCGCTGCGCCGGCTGACGGGACAAGCAGCTGCTGTTCTACCTCAGGTgaggctgtgctgctgccacctgtCAGCAGCGGCGTCCTTCCTGACCGCCACTctgtcgccccctgcaggtccGGCCAAAGACCCAGATACCCGACAGCCTCCCTCACAGTGTGTGTCAAGAGCTTCAGCCCCTCAGCCTCCAGAGGGCGACAGCTGTGGTCACCCCCCCCGCGGGCGCCACCCTGCCCGGCGATAACGGGACCCTCAGCCCACATCAGCAGCCCAGCAGTCACAGCGAGGCCCTGCCGGCCCAGCCGGGGGGGGCGGAGTCAGCCGGCCCCGCTCAGCATGCATCCGCAGGGCCGGGTGTAGCCTACGCCATCATCGCCGCCGCCTCACCTGCTCCTGGCAATGCCGAGCCCACCGTCAGTGAGGCCGTCAAGGTGAGGACAcgcccccacccctcccactgTTGCTTCCATTAAAACTGGTTAATGTACAGGTGTTAATGTGTTCAGGTGATCATCATCCAGCCTCAGGCGGCCGACAGCACTGACGGATCTCCAACCCCGGCAGACGTCTCGCCACAACAAACTCCAGCACCGACGTCTCTGCAGAAAGATGAAGACCCCGAGGTGAGAGACGGGCGCCCACCCGCCGCCACCGCTCACTTCCCGCCGCCACCGCTCACTTCCCGCCGCCACCGCTCACTTCCTgccactcacttcctgtctgtcccctGCAGAAACTTGCCTTCATGGT includes these proteins:
- the phf21b gene encoding PHD finger protein 21B isoform X4, with the translated sequence MELQGLREALKVEIQCHQDGELTRQVHDRQTRLTALSDKQNLVKTCPVGATKPLSLIKPPGQGIAISVVPTKVPVSMVTAHLNGQKVASSEPQQTLPINLQTGSRAVGAGVLPFNSRRAPELPPSQMLGTLAALPIKVPPVGSLRRLTGQAAAVLPQVRPKTQIPDSLPHSVCQELQPLSLQRATAVVTPPAGATLPGDNGTLSPHQQPSSHSEALPAQPGGAESAGPAQHASAGPGVAYAIIAAASPAPGNAEPTVSEAVKVIIIQPQAADSTDGSPTPADVSPQQTPAPTSLQKDEDPEKLAFMVALGLVTTEHLEEIQAKRQERKRRSTANPAYSGLLEPERKRVPSHYLDTSLFLTARDTEDFCWKDQLEHEDHCAICKEDGELQPCHNCPRAFHPNCLHPPLKTPPRGPWYCPKCQKKVLNKENMSWPHNFIQSYVTHKTVRQEEKRRLLRRNNELKNEQVYLEEQDKKLTDTIKRCMELREHLLGEQRDTQASLDRLKALIRLIQRDSSRSP